One genomic window of Arachis stenosperma cultivar V10309 chromosome 10, arast.V10309.gnm1.PFL2, whole genome shotgun sequence includes the following:
- the LOC130955159 gene encoding homeobox-leucine zipper protein ATHB-6-like isoform X1, protein MKRTGSSSDSLGPLMTICPSSTEEQSPRSNHVYGHDPLFQSMVLDGLDEEGCTVEESGHHSEKKRRLSVEQVKALEKNFEVENKLEPERKVKLAQELGLQPRQVAVWFQNRRARWKTKQLERDYGVLKNNYDALKVNHDALKQDNDALHKQIKELKTRLQEENTASDVSVKEEQITMPESQEKLLVMNEEHNTTDETSILGSGSNVNDHHLYHDNCFNDNSDHGVVALGATTTSPSPSPSSPPLFPSDFNKDGSSDSDSSAILNEDTKDAISSSGVLQSNHHFLMFSESPALKFNCSMLATSSSMNCFQFQKPHQTMQYVKMEEHNFIGAADEACNLIFSDEQAPTLHWYSSDQWG, encoded by the exons AGGAGCAGAGTCCGAGGAGCAACCACGTGTACGGGCATGATCCATTGTTCCAGTCGATGGTGCTTGATGGTCTAGACGAAGAAGGGTGCACGGTAGAGGAATCTGGGCACCACTCTGAGAAGAAGCGAAGACTTAGCGTGGAACAAGTGAAAGCGTTGGAGAAGAACTTCGAGGTTGAGAACAAGCTTGAACCAGAGAGGAAGGTGAAGTTAGCACAAGAACTTGGGTTGCAGCCTAGACAGGTGGCGGTTTGGTTCCAGAACCGCCGCGCCAGGTGGAAGACTAAACAGCTTGAGAGAGATTATGGCGttcttaaaaataattatgatgCTCTTAAGGTTAATCATGATGCACTAAAACAGGACAACGATGCGTTGCACAAGCAG ATCAAGGAATTGAAGACAAGGCTCCAAGAAGAGAACACAGCAAGCGATGTTTCCGTGAAGGAAGAACAGATAACGATGCCAGAATCGCAAGAGAAATTATTGGTGATGAATGAAGAACACAACACTACTGATGAAACCTCAATTCTTGGATCAGGATCCAACGTTAACGATCACCACTTGTACCATGACAATTGCTTCAACGACAACAGCGATCACGGTGTTGTTGCTCTTGGTGCAACAACAACATCGCCGTCACCGTCACCGTCGTCACCGCCACTCTTCCCTTCAGACTTCAACAAAGACGGTTCTTCCGATAGCGATTCAAGTGCGATCCTAAACGAAGACACCAAAGACGCAATTTCTTCGTCTGGGGTGCTTCAAAGTAACCACCACTTCCTGATGTTTTCAGAGTCTCCTGCATTGAAATTCAACTGTTCCATGTTGGCCACTTCGTCTTCCATGAATTGCTTCCAGTTCCAGAAACCGCACCAGACTATGCAATACGTGAAGATGGAAGAGCACAATTTCATTGGTGCCGCTGATGAGGCATGCAATTTGATCTTCTCCGATGAACAAGCACCCACCCTTCATTGGTACTCTTCAGATCAGTGgggttaa
- the LOC130955159 gene encoding homeobox-leucine zipper protein ATHB-6-like isoform X2 — protein sequence MVLDGLDEEGCTVEESGHHSEKKRRLSVEQVKALEKNFEVENKLEPERKVKLAQELGLQPRQVAVWFQNRRARWKTKQLERDYGVLKNNYDALKVNHDALKQDNDALHKQIKELKTRLQEENTASDVSVKEEQITMPESQEKLLVMNEEHNTTDETSILGSGSNVNDHHLYHDNCFNDNSDHGVVALGATTTSPSPSPSSPPLFPSDFNKDGSSDSDSSAILNEDTKDAISSSGVLQSNHHFLMFSESPALKFNCSMLATSSSMNCFQFQKPHQTMQYVKMEEHNFIGAADEACNLIFSDEQAPTLHWYSSDQWG from the exons ATGGTGCTTGATGGTCTAGACGAAGAAGGGTGCACGGTAGAGGAATCTGGGCACCACTCTGAGAAGAAGCGAAGACTTAGCGTGGAACAAGTGAAAGCGTTGGAGAAGAACTTCGAGGTTGAGAACAAGCTTGAACCAGAGAGGAAGGTGAAGTTAGCACAAGAACTTGGGTTGCAGCCTAGACAGGTGGCGGTTTGGTTCCAGAACCGCCGCGCCAGGTGGAAGACTAAACAGCTTGAGAGAGATTATGGCGttcttaaaaataattatgatgCTCTTAAGGTTAATCATGATGCACTAAAACAGGACAACGATGCGTTGCACAAGCAG ATCAAGGAATTGAAGACAAGGCTCCAAGAAGAGAACACAGCAAGCGATGTTTCCGTGAAGGAAGAACAGATAACGATGCCAGAATCGCAAGAGAAATTATTGGTGATGAATGAAGAACACAACACTACTGATGAAACCTCAATTCTTGGATCAGGATCCAACGTTAACGATCACCACTTGTACCATGACAATTGCTTCAACGACAACAGCGATCACGGTGTTGTTGCTCTTGGTGCAACAACAACATCGCCGTCACCGTCACCGTCGTCACCGCCACTCTTCCCTTCAGACTTCAACAAAGACGGTTCTTCCGATAGCGATTCAAGTGCGATCCTAAACGAAGACACCAAAGACGCAATTTCTTCGTCTGGGGTGCTTCAAAGTAACCACCACTTCCTGATGTTTTCAGAGTCTCCTGCATTGAAATTCAACTGTTCCATGTTGGCCACTTCGTCTTCCATGAATTGCTTCCAGTTCCAGAAACCGCACCAGACTATGCAATACGTGAAGATGGAAGAGCACAATTTCATTGGTGCCGCTGATGAGGCATGCAATTTGATCTTCTCCGATGAACAAGCACCCACCCTTCATTGGTACTCTTCAGATCAGTGgggttaa